One stretch of Zingiber officinale cultivar Zhangliang chromosome 6B, Zo_v1.1, whole genome shotgun sequence DNA includes these proteins:
- the LOC121992167 gene encoding uncharacterized protein LOC121992167 isoform X2, translated as MASVLDVLVEILRNPTAGDVAAFLALFSLPLCTAVVAGVLLGWAWRPRWAIGLVGAERQSLHLPMSDFTLLPASSSLAAQGVDTRADEKMSEEPVLTDADMEHLFRLVEETDGGPAWQKMMDKSLPNMAYQAWKREPETGPPQYRSSTIYEDTKPETLKEFFWDDDFRIKNGWDDMLLQHTTLKECMTTGTMVVQWVRKFPFFCSNREYIIGRRIWESGRTFYCVTKGVPCSDVPRRNKPRRVDLYYSSWCIRAVESKKDGSMTACEILLFHHEDMGIPWEIAKLGVRQGMWGCVKKIEPGLRAYQASRRSNEPLSHFALMSQINTKFDADQLRSLETGTNSSADIVEAEKPKGWTSNIPRFLIVVGAVAVACSVDHGLLTKAVIFGVARRFAGIGGRRL; from the exons ATGGCTTCGGTTCTTGACGTTTTGGTGGAGATATTACGGAATCCCACGGCGGGGGATGTCGCTGCATTCCTCGCCCTCTTTTCCCTCCCACTCTGCACTGCCGTCGTCGCCGGAGTGCTGCTTGGATGGGCGTGGCGGCCCAGGTGGGCCATCGGGCTGGTAGGCGCCGAGAGGCAATCGCTCCATCTTCCTATGTCTGATTTCACGCTCTTACCTGCCTCCAGCTCGTTGGCGGCTCAGGGGGTCGATACCAGGGCGGATGAAAAGAT GAGTGAGGAACCGGTATTGACCGATGCGGATATGGAGCACCTGTTCCGGTTGGTGGAGGAGACGGATGGGGGGCCGGCGTGGCAGAAGATGATGGACAAGTCCTTGCCTAACATGGCCTATCAAGCTTGGAAAAGAGAGCCTGAG ACTGGACCCCCTCAGTATCGTAGTAGCACTATATACGAGGACACAAAACCAGAAACATTGAAGGAGTTCTTTTGGGATGATGATTTCCGGATCAAGAATGGTTGGGATGATATGCTCCTCCAACATACCACACTGAAGGAGTGCATGACCACAGGGACAATGGTGGTTCAATGGGTTCGAAAG TTTCCTTTCTTCTGCAGCAACAGGGAGTATATTATTGGTCGCCGCATATGGGAGTCAGGACGAACTTTCTATTGTGTAACAAAG GGAGTGCCATGCTCAGATGTACCTAGGCGAAACAAACCAAGACGTGTTGACTTGTATTATTCGAGCTGGTGCATTCGTGCAG TTGAGTCAAAAAAAGATGGCAGTATGACTGCTTGTGAGATTCTTTTGTTTCATCATGAGGACATGGGCATCCCATGGGAGATCGCGAAGCTAGGTGTTCGTCAAGGAATGTGGGGCTGTGTCAAGAAGATAGAACCTGGCCTTCGAGCCTACCAAGCCTCCAGGAGGTCCAATGAGCCATTGTCCCATTTTGCTTTGATGTCACAAATCAACACCAAGTTTGATGCTGATCAATTGAGATCACTTGAGACCGGCACCAATTCATCAGCTGATATTGTGGAGGCAGAGAAGCCAAAGGGCTGGACTAGTAACATACCTAGGTTTCTTATAGTTGTTGGTGCTGTTGCCGTTGCCTGTAGCGTTGACCATGGTCTGTTAACCAAGGCTGTCATTTTCGGTGTTGCAAGAAGGTTTGCAGGGATCGGCGGTAGAAGATTGTGA
- the LOC121992167 gene encoding uncharacterized protein LOC121992167 isoform X1 — MASVLDVLVEILRNPTAGDVAAFLALFSLPLCTAVVAGVLLGWAWRPRWAIGLVGAERQSLHLPMSDFTLLPASSSLAAQGVDTRADEKIICRSEEPVLTDADMEHLFRLVEETDGGPAWQKMMDKSLPNMAYQAWKREPETGPPQYRSSTIYEDTKPETLKEFFWDDDFRIKNGWDDMLLQHTTLKECMTTGTMVVQWVRKFPFFCSNREYIIGRRIWESGRTFYCVTKGVPCSDVPRRNKPRRVDLYYSSWCIRAVESKKDGSMTACEILLFHHEDMGIPWEIAKLGVRQGMWGCVKKIEPGLRAYQASRRSNEPLSHFALMSQINTKFDADQLRSLETGTNSSADIVEAEKPKGWTSNIPRFLIVVGAVAVACSVDHGLLTKAVIFGVARRFAGIGGRRL, encoded by the exons ATGGCTTCGGTTCTTGACGTTTTGGTGGAGATATTACGGAATCCCACGGCGGGGGATGTCGCTGCATTCCTCGCCCTCTTTTCCCTCCCACTCTGCACTGCCGTCGTCGCCGGAGTGCTGCTTGGATGGGCGTGGCGGCCCAGGTGGGCCATCGGGCTGGTAGGCGCCGAGAGGCAATCGCTCCATCTTCCTATGTCTGATTTCACGCTCTTACCTGCCTCCAGCTCGTTGGCGGCTCAGGGGGTCGATACCAGGGCGGATGAAAAGAT AATTTGTAGGAGTGAGGAACCGGTATTGACCGATGCGGATATGGAGCACCTGTTCCGGTTGGTGGAGGAGACGGATGGGGGGCCGGCGTGGCAGAAGATGATGGACAAGTCCTTGCCTAACATGGCCTATCAAGCTTGGAAAAGAGAGCCTGAG ACTGGACCCCCTCAGTATCGTAGTAGCACTATATACGAGGACACAAAACCAGAAACATTGAAGGAGTTCTTTTGGGATGATGATTTCCGGATCAAGAATGGTTGGGATGATATGCTCCTCCAACATACCACACTGAAGGAGTGCATGACCACAGGGACAATGGTGGTTCAATGGGTTCGAAAG TTTCCTTTCTTCTGCAGCAACAGGGAGTATATTATTGGTCGCCGCATATGGGAGTCAGGACGAACTTTCTATTGTGTAACAAAG GGAGTGCCATGCTCAGATGTACCTAGGCGAAACAAACCAAGACGTGTTGACTTGTATTATTCGAGCTGGTGCATTCGTGCAG TTGAGTCAAAAAAAGATGGCAGTATGACTGCTTGTGAGATTCTTTTGTTTCATCATGAGGACATGGGCATCCCATGGGAGATCGCGAAGCTAGGTGTTCGTCAAGGAATGTGGGGCTGTGTCAAGAAGATAGAACCTGGCCTTCGAGCCTACCAAGCCTCCAGGAGGTCCAATGAGCCATTGTCCCATTTTGCTTTGATGTCACAAATCAACACCAAGTTTGATGCTGATCAATTGAGATCACTTGAGACCGGCACCAATTCATCAGCTGATATTGTGGAGGCAGAGAAGCCAAAGGGCTGGACTAGTAACATACCTAGGTTTCTTATAGTTGTTGGTGCTGTTGCCGTTGCCTGTAGCGTTGACCATGGTCTGTTAACCAAGGCTGTCATTTTCGGTGTTGCAAGAAGGTTTGCAGGGATCGGCGGTAGAAGATTGTGA